A window of Actinomycetota bacterium genomic DNA:
GCCAGCACGCGCTCGATGGTGCGCGACGGCGGGATGGGGTCCACCCCGAGCCGGCGCAGCTCCCACTGGATGGCGAGGGATCCGTACTGCGCCCGCGGGTTGGCTACCAGGCGCTCCCGGGCAGCGAGGATCTGATCCCGCAGCTCGTCGGGTGTCCGCGTCGGTGAGCTGTGCGGCGCCCGGGACCGCTCCTGAGCCCAGCGGTCAGCGTGGCCGTCCTCAGCGTGGCGGGCCACCCACTTGCGCACCCAGCGGTCGGTTCGGCCCAGTGCCGAGGCGATCTGGTCCGGACTCTCCCCGGCCAGCCTCCGACGGACCGCCTCACGACGCAGTTCTTCCTCGGACAACCATGCCTCCTCGCTCGATGATGAGCGAGAAGCAAAACCGGAACGATGTCCTGGCGGAAGCGCATCTCCACCACCGGAACGATGTCCTGTCGGCTAGCGACGTCCTGTTGCGGAACGATGTCCAGTCGGTCGCGCCGGAACGATGTCCTGGCGGTCCTCAGCTAACCCGCCACCGTCAGTTCTGGCCTTGGTTCCTAGGAGTGTCACTAGTACTTGCCATAATAGCGGTCCTTACGCTTCCATCGTTCCTGGAGAGTCGGTTCGGACCAGCCGTTCGTACCTATATTGGGGCTCTTCGCGAAGGCAACTTAGACGCTGCCTACGAGATGCTGTGCGGTACAACCAGGGACTCAGTGTCATTCGACTCTTTTAGGAGCATGGTAGAAAGGGACTTTAACCGCATTGGTAGGATCAGGGTGGTCCGCCCTCTACGTGGTGAGCAGAGAGCTGCCTACCATGTTCTTGAGGGCGAGAGGCAACGCGTGTTGTCGGTGATCTCCGTCGTGATGGAGGATGGCGAGTGGCGGCCATGCCCTCAAGGCGGTCCCTTTGGAGATCTCCGGTCACCACCGTGATAGACGCATCACGCTTGGGAGGGGCCGTCCCGCCGCGTCGTCTTGTCTACGGCCTCGGCCTCCACCTCTTCACCACCATGGAAGCCAGGGTGGAGGGCACCGTGCTGGCCACGGCCTCCTACGACCCCTCCGCTGGGGAGCTGACCTCGGTGGCCTACGGTAACGGGACCACGCTGGCCGAGCTCCACCAACGTCGGCGGTGCCGCCCGGGTCACCTACTCCCGGGACGCCACCGGGCGCATCGTCAGGCGGGCCGAGGCGGGCCAGCCCGCCTCCCGCCACGGTTACTCCGGCCCGGGCGACGCCCCCACGTTCGTCACCGACGACGCCGGCGCCGTGGCCCGGCGCTACGTCGCCCTGCTCGGGGGTGTGAGCGTGACCGTCACCGGCCAGCACCAGAGGTGGAGCTACCCCAACGTCCACGGCGACGTCATGGCCACCGCCGACGCCTCCGGGGCCAAAGAAGGCCCCACCGTGGTCTACACCCCCGACGGCCAGGCCCTCGGCCCCGTCCCCGGCAACCTCGACGGCCCCTTCGGCTACGGCTGGCTGGGCTCGCACCAGCGCCCCACCGAGCACGCCGACGGCCTGGCCCCGGTCGTCCAGATGGGAGCGAGGCCCTACCTGCCCTCCATCGGCCGCTTCCTGGCCCAGGGGCCCGTCGACGGCGGCAGCGCCAACGCCTACGACTACCTCTCGGGAGACCCGGTCAACGGCCTGGACCTCACGGGAATGGCCGAGCAGCTTGGGCCTAGCCCGGCGACCTGCATCGACCTCCAGCCCTACGTCGAGGAGATCGTGATGTCGACCGAGTGCAAGGTCATGCGAGAGGCGAGGTTCCGTGAGAACGCCGGGGTCTCGTTCGACTACAACGCCACGGTCCCGTACTCCGAGACGTCCGTTGGAACGGCAAGGAGTATTTCTCTGGGGACGGTCGCGATGGGGCTACGCGTTGCAGGTGTGGGCCTAGGGTGTGTAATCCGGCCGAAAGCGGACACTGATTCCGGAGGAAACCGGACACCCGTTCCGGACGA
This region includes:
- a CDS encoding RHS repeat-associated core domain-containing protein; amino-acid sequence: MARRYVALLGGVSVTVTGQHQRWSYPNVHGDVMATADASGAKEGPTVVYTPDGQALGPVPGNLDGPFGYGWLGSHQRPTEHADGLAPVVQMGARPYLPSIGRFLAQGPVDGGSANAYDYLSGDPVNGLDLTGMAEQLGPSPATCIDLQPYVEEIVMSTECKVMREARFRENAGVSFDYNATVPYSETSVGTARSISLGTVAMGLRVAGVGLGCVIRPKADTDSGGNRTPVPDESGHAFRLVPDT